From a single Carassius carassius chromosome 8, fCarCar2.1, whole genome shotgun sequence genomic region:
- the LOC132145531 gene encoding tetraspanin-13-like, protein MGCAGFTCSKNSLCALNILYVMVSLLMIGIAAWGKCFGLVSSFQVVGGIIGVGVFLFFVALAGLIGAMKHHQVLLFFYMIILSLVFVVQFSVSSACLAINEEQQNQLLEVGWNNSLTTQRDVEKSLNCCGFSHMDINGSCAAPCFRYGTCTTCAAKIQEHAGEVLRFVGGIGLFFSFTEILGVWLTYRYRNQKDPRANPSAFL, encoded by the exons ATGGGTTGCGCTGGATTCACCTGCTCCAAGAACTCCCTGTGCGCGCTCAACATCCTCTATGTG ATGGTGAGCTTGCTGATGATTGGCATCGCCGCCTGGGGCAAGTGTTTTGGGTTGGTGTCGAGCTTCCAGGTGGTGGGTGGCATCATTGGAGTGGGGGTCTTCCTCTTCTTTGTTGCCCTAGCTGGACTTATTGGTGCCATGAAGCACCACCAGGTTCTGCTGTTCTTT TATATGATCATCCTGTCGCTGGTGTTTGTAGTTCAGTTTTCAGTGTCTAGTGCATGTCTGGCTATTAATGAGGAACAACAG AATCAGCTGTTGGAGGTGGGCTGGAATAACTCTCTGACCACTCAGAGGGACGTGGAGAAGAGTCTGAACTGCTGCGGTTTCTCTCACATGGATATCAATGGAAGCTGCGCCGCT CCCTGCTTTCGTTACGGCACTTGCACCACATGTGCAGCAAAGATCCAGGAGCACGCCGGTGAGGTGCTGCGCTTCGTCGGAGGGATCGGCCTCTTCTTCAGCTTCACTGAG ATCCTGGGAGTTTGGCTGACTTATAGATACAGAAACCAAAAGGACCCACGGGCGAATCCCAGCGCCTTCCTGTAG
- the LOC132144754 gene encoding anterior gradient protein 2 homolog: MLKGILSVLLVLVTLSSAIGKPEKTTPKKEKRIPQTLSRGWGDQLIWAQTYEEALFWSRSKNKPLMVIFHLEDCPHSQSLKKAFAEDKDIQKLADDDFVILNLVYETTDKHLSPDGQYVPRILFVDPSMTVRADITGRYSNRLYAYEPADMKLLLSNMQRALKFLKTEL; the protein is encoded by the exons ATGCTTAAAGGAATACTCTCAGTGCTCTTGGTCCTGGTGACCTTGTCTTCAGCCATCGGGAAGCCTGAGAAGACCACTCCCAAGAAAGAGAAGAGGATTCCTCAGACTCTCTCCAGAG gatGGGGCGATCAGCTGATTTGGGCACAGACGTACGAGGAAGCTCTGTTTTGGTCACGATCAAA GAACAAGCCCCTCATGGTCATCTTTCATCTGGAGGACTGTCCACACAGCCAGT CTCTGAAGAAGGCCTTCGCTGAGGATAAAGACATCCAGAAGCTGGCCGATGACGATTTCGTGATCTTGAACCTGGTG TACGAAACCACAGATAAACACTTGTCTCCTGATGGCCAGTACGTTCCCAGAATCCTCTTCGTCG ATCCCTCCATGACTGTTCGTGCAGATATCACTGGCCGCTATTCCAACCGCCTGTACGCCTATGAACCTGCGGATATGAAACTCT TGTTGAGCAACATGCAAAGAGCCCTGAAGTTTCTGAAGACAGAGTTGTGA
- the LOC132145532 gene encoding KH domain-containing, RNA-binding, signal transduction-associated protein 1-like, with amino-acid sequence METENKYLPQLLAERDSLDASFTHAMKLLTAEIERVEKGETEKDTESYLDIFTQKNIKLKERVLIPVKQYPKFNFVGKILGPQGNTIKRLQEETGAKISVLGKGSMRDKTKEEGLRKSGEPKYAHLSMELHVFIEVFAPVPEAYVRMAHAMEEIKKFLFPDMMDEICQEQFMEMKFLNGGQEHGGRGRGGPPIRGRGGLPPPGVPRGRGMPPRGGRGGPPRGGATRGAPAGRGGPSAQPPRGAASNRARPPAPASQRMPPPPPSHPPAQESYEEYPYDESYTEAGYESYDSYYSQPQAEPEYYDYGHGETQEGYENYAQDDWNGTQRTAGGGKATTQRQTKPGLREHPYGRY; translated from the exons ATGGAGACTGAGAACAAATACCTCCCGCAGCTGCTGGCGGAGCGCGACAGCCTGGACGCGTCGTTCACGCACGCCATGAAACTTCTAACCGCAG AAATCGAGAGGGTTGAGAAAGGAGAAACAGAGAAAGATACAGAAAGCTACCTGGACATCTTCACCCAGAAAAACATTAAACTGAAGGAAAGGGTTCTCATACCAGTCAAGCAGTACCCTAAG TTTAACTTTGTTGGGAAGATCCTTGGACCTCAGGGGAACACAATCAAGAGACTGCAGGAGGAGACTGGCGCTAAGATCTCTGTACTGGGGAAAGGATCCATGAGGGACAAAACCAAG GAGGAAGGCTTGAGGAAAAGTGGAGAACCAAAGTATGCACACTTGTCCATGGAGCTTCATGTGTTTATTGAGGTGTTTGCTCCTGTTCCTGAGGCATATGTGCGCATGGCTCATGCCATGGAGGAGATCAAAAAGTTCTTGTTCCCT GACATGATGGATGAGATTTGCCAGGAGCAATTCATGGAGATGAAGTTTCTAAACGGTGGCCAGGAACATGGGGGCAGAGGCCGAGGAGGGCCACCAATCAGAGGCCGTGGAGGTCTTCCTCCTCCTGGAGTACCCAG GGGTCGTGGTATGCCCCCACGTGGTGGTCGTGGCGGACCCCCTCGAGGTGGAGCCACAAGGGGAGCACCTGCAGGTAGAGGAGGACCATCAGCCCAGCCGCCCAGGGGAGCAGCTTCCAACCGTGCCCGTCCACCCGCCCCTGCGTCTCAGAGGATGCCCCCTCCACCACCCTCGCACCCTCCTGCTCAAGAGTCATACGAAgaatat CCTTATGACGAGAGCTACACAGAGGCAGGCTATGAATCCTATGACAGCTACTACAGTCAGCCACAAGC agaaCCAGAATACTATGACTATGGACATGGAGAGACACAGGAGGGCTATGAAAACTATG CTCAAGATGACTGGAACGGGACACAGCGCACTGCTGGCGGTGGAAAAGCAACCACTCAGAGACAGACTAAGCCTGGGTTAAGGGAACACCCATATGGACGATACTAA